A region from the Canis aureus isolate CA01 chromosome 10, VMU_Caureus_v.1.0, whole genome shotgun sequence genome encodes:
- the ABITRAM gene encoding protein Abitram isoform X2 — MATEPAAAEPAVPSLVDRYFTRWYKADVKGKPCEDHCILQHSNRICVITLAESHPVLQSGKTIKSISYQISTNCSRLQNKVSGKFKRGAQFLTELAPLCKIYCSDGEEYTISSCVRGRLMEVNENILHKPSILQEKPSTEGYIAVVLPKFEESKSITEGLLTQKQYEEVVVKRINATTAPS; from the exons ATGGCCACCGAGCCTGCGGCCGCGGAACCCGCAGTGCCGTCGCTCGTGGATCGTTACTTCACTCGCTGGTACAAAGCCG ATGTCAAAGGCAAACCCTGTGAGGACCACTGTATACTACAGCACTCCAACCG AATATGTGTCATCACATTAGCAGAATCTCATCCAGTTCTTCAAAGTGGGAAAACAATCAAAAGCATCTCCTATCAAATCAGTACTAACTGTAGCCGACTCCAGAACAAGGTCTCTGGGAAATTTAAGCGG GGGGCACAGTTTCTAACAGAGCTTGCACCTCTGTGTAAGATTTACTGCTCAGATGGAGAAGAATACACCATATCTAG ctgTGTTAGAGGACGGTTGATGGAAGTGAATGAAAACATTCTCCATAAGCCATCTATTCTTCAAGAGAAG CCATCGACTGAAGGCTACATTGCGGTTGTATTGCCCAAATTTGAAGAAAGTAAAAGCATAACAGAAGGGTTACTGACACAGAAACAGTATGAAGAAGTCGTGGTGAAGCGCATTAATGCCACAACGGCTCCATCATGA
- the ABITRAM gene encoding protein Abitram isoform X1 gives MKRDGAKSQSFNIERRIPPGQIPFSTLQKASVHIFLSNEGTPVISACASSQLSLRAQWHQPTGSFIILPDVKGKPCEDHCILQHSNRICVITLAESHPVLQSGKTIKSISYQISTNCSRLQNKVSGKFKRGAQFLTELAPLCKIYCSDGEEYTISSCVRGRLMEVNENILHKPSILQEKPSTEGYIAVVLPKFEESKSITEGLLTQKQYEEVVVKRINATTAPS, from the exons ATGAAGCGAGATGGAGCAAAGAGTCAGTCATTTAATATTGAGCGAAGGATCCCACCTGGGCAGATCCCTTTCAGTACTTTACAGAAAGCCTCTGTGCACATCTTTTTAAGTAACGAAGGGACGCCAGTGATCAGTGCGTGTGCATCCTCACAACTGTCTCTACGAGCACAGTGGCACCAGCCAACAGGCTCGTTCATCATTCTTCCAGATGTCAAAGGCAAACCCTGTGAGGACCACTGTATACTACAGCACTCCAACCG AATATGTGTCATCACATTAGCAGAATCTCATCCAGTTCTTCAAAGTGGGAAAACAATCAAAAGCATCTCCTATCAAATCAGTACTAACTGTAGCCGACTCCAGAACAAGGTCTCTGGGAAATTTAAGCGG GGGGCACAGTTTCTAACAGAGCTTGCACCTCTGTGTAAGATTTACTGCTCAGATGGAGAAGAATACACCATATCTAG ctgTGTTAGAGGACGGTTGATGGAAGTGAATGAAAACATTCTCCATAAGCCATCTATTCTTCAAGAGAAG CCATCGACTGAAGGCTACATTGCGGTTGTATTGCCCAAATTTGAAGAAAGTAAAAGCATAACAGAAGGGTTACTGACACAGAAACAGTATGAAGAAGTCGTGGTGAAGCGCATTAATGCCACAACGGCTCCATCATGA